CAGGAACTTGAAAATGAGCCTGCTTATAAACGTAAGCAAACCCAGTTACAACAGGTTCAGCATTCTTCAGAATCGCAGGTATCAAGATTTACTTTGAGCAATGATGAAGAGGGAGGAACTGAGATCCGACCTAATAATTCATTCCTTCACGATAATGTTGATTAATCAGCCAGTATAAAAAAAATAATAAAAAGCCTTAACAACCCCATGTTAAGGCTTTTTTGGCATAATAATCGTATGCATGTCAGCAAGATTGCCGGTTTTTGGCCAATCTTGTATTTCAGCCTTAGAAAGCTTAAATTTGCATAAAATATAAAGACAACTTAAATACAGATACATTGGATATTTTTGAAAAGATAGCAAAGCATATGGGCCCGCTTGGGCAACACCAAAAATGGTCACATGGATATTTTTCCTTTCCAAAATTAGAAGGTGCGATTGCACCACATATGAATTTTCGTGGTAAAGAACATTTGGTCTGGAGCTTAAATAATTATCTTGGATTAGCGAATCACCCGGAAGTAAGAGAAGCTGACTCAAAAGGAGCTGCAGATTTTGGTATGGCTTACCCGATGGGTGCCAGAATGATGTCTGGAAACTCTAAATATCATGAGCAATTAGAACAGGAGCTGGCAGAATTTGTTGGTAAGCCTGATGCATTCCTGCTTAACTACGGTTACCAGGGTATGTTATCTATCATTGATTGTCTTGTTGACAGAAATGATGTTATTGTTTATGATGGAGAATGTCACGCCTGTATTATTGATGGTTTACGTCTGCATTTAGGTAAACGTTTTGTTTATAAACATAATGATATAGAGAGTGCCCGCAAACAGCTTGAGCGTGCTACAAAACTGGTAGAGAATACAGGAGGTGGAATCCTTGTAATTACTGAAGGTGTTTTTGGTATGTCAGGTGCACAGGGAAAATTAAAGGAAATTATTGAACTGAAAAAAGACTTCAATTTCCGTTTGTTAATTGATGATGCGCATGGATTTGGTACGATGGGTAAAACCGGTGCCGGAACACATGAAGAACAGGATTGTATTGAGGGAGTAGATATCTATTTCGGCACATTTGCAAAGTCAATGGCCGGAATTGGTGCTTTTGTTGCTTCATCAGAAGAAATCACTAATTTCTTCCGTTATAATATGCGTTCCCAGACTTTTGCCAAAGCATTACCAATGCCAATGGTAATTGGTTTGCTTAAGCGTTTAGAATTGCTGAAAAACAATCCTGAATTAAGAGAGAAACTCTGGAACATTGCTACTACCCTGCAAAAAGGATTAAGAGCACGCGGATTTGATCTGGGTATTACCAATACTATGGTTACGCCGGTATTTTTAAAAGGAGAGTTATTACAGGCAACAGCATTGACTATGGATCTTCGTGAGAACTATAGCATCTTCTGTTCTATCGTTGTGTATCCGGTTATTCCTAAGGGCTTAATTGAGCTTAGACTGATACCAACTGCCATGCATACACTGGAAGATGTTGAGCGTACGCTGGAGGCCTTCAGTGAGGTCTCAGAAAAACTGAAAAGTGGTTATTATAATGATAATAAATTCAGTCCTGAATAGGCTGATTAACGTTCATAAAAAACGCTCTTTACTACATGTAAAGGGCATTTTTTATTTTTCTTGTTTTGTATATGTCTGTTTTTCAGTGAAATATCTTTGGTTTTTTGCTTAATTTGTGAATAACCATGCTTTTTGTGGATAAAAACACGGTTTTATCGTTTTTAATTGTATTGGTAATTTTTCATTTATTAGAATAAACCGCTTACATTAGTAATTGAGTATTAATCAAACCTAATCAATAAACCAAAAGGTAATTAGAACATGAAAAAATTTGATGAGTTAAAGAAACTTGTTACCACATTAGAAACTGATGCAGACAAGTTTTACAACAAAGCCAACAGTGCAGCCGGAACACGTGTCCGCAAAGGAATGCAGGATCTTAAAAATATAGCGCAGGCTATTCGTTTGGAGATTCAGGAAACCAAAAACAAAGAGGCTTAAACCAATTTCTTGTTTTCAATTTATAGCGCCCCGGTAGTACCGGGGCGTTTTTTTATGGATCAGCTATATAATCTGAACTTAACAGATCTAGTTACTGAATTGCTTGATTTGAGTGCTGATCAACTGAGTAAGACGGTCTGAAGCAGATACTAACGGCAGACGCACGTGATCGCCACAAACATTATAATATTTTAAAGCAGCTTTTATTCCTGCAGGGTTACCTTCTTCAAATGCTAATCTGGTAAACTCTACTGTTTTCAGATGAAGTGCCTGAGCTCCTTTAAAGTCACCTTTAAGACATAGTCTGATCATTTCAGAGAATAACAATGGAATAGCATTTCCAACTACAGAAATTACGCCCACTGCACCAAGTGCAATCATTGGTAAAGCAACAGGATCATCACCCGAAATCAACAGGAAACCGGCAGGCTTGTCTCTCATAATCTGATTGAACTGATCGAAGCTTCCGGAAGCTTCTTTGGTGCCGATGATGTTTTTGCAGTCTGTTGCCAGACGACAGGTCGTTTCTGAGCTCATATTACTTGCTGTACGGCCCGGAACGTTGTAAAGCATTATAGATAGGTCTGTAGACTCACTGATCGCTTTATAGTGCTGATATATGCCTTCCTGTGTAGGCTTGTTGTAGTATGGGCTTACTGAAAGTATAGCATCATATCCTGTACTGTCAAAGGTTTTGATTTCCTGTACAACTTCTGCTGTATTGTTACCGCCGATACCTGCAATCAATGGTAATCTGCCATTATTTATTTCTGCTGTGAATGCCCAGATCTTCTTCTTTTCGTCCTTATTGAGTGTTGCTGTTTCACCTGTAGTACCTAATGATACCAGGTATTCTACTTTTCCATCGATCTGGTAGTTGATCAGTTTTGCTAAACTGTCATAGTCTACAGATCCGTCTGCGTTAAATGGTGTAACAAGAGCTACACCCGTTCCATGAAATTTGTTCATTTTTTTAATCTTTATTCAACATCTCTAATAAGTCGTTCTCTGAAATCAGGGGAACATTCAGTTTTTGGGCTTTCTCTAATTTTGATGGGCCCATGTTATCACCTGCAAGCAGGTAATTCAGTTTGGCAGAAATACCGCTTAATATCTTTCCGCCATTGTTTTCAATCATGTCTTTCAGCTCTTCTCTGCTGTATTGTTCAAAAACCCCCGAAATTACGAATGTTTTTCCGGTTAATTTGTCACTGTCAAGTGTAATTACAGTATTAATAGTCTCAAACTGTAGTTCATATGACTTTAAGAGGTTAATCTGATCAATATGTGCCTGTTTACTGAAGTATTCTGTAATGCTTTCTGCAATCCGGCCTCCGATTTCATCTATTGCTGTTAATTCTTCCTGTGTAGCAGCAATCAAACGGTCAATATTACCTGTTCCAATGGCCAGTTTTTTAGCTACTGTTTCACCTACATATCTGATCCCAAGACCAAAAAGAACCTTTTCAAAAGGCATTTGCTTAGACAGTTCTATACCTTTCAGCATATTCTCGATAGAACGCTCTCCGAATCTTTCTATGTTTTTCAGCTCTTCAGCCTTGTCTTTTAAGGTATACAGGTCACTGATATGACCCAGTAAACCTTTGTGGTAAAATGATTCTATGGTTTCATCCCCAAGACCGTCAATGTTCATGGCTTTTCTGGAAATGAAATGCTGAATTTTACCTACTATCTGCGGTCTGCAGCCTTCATCATTCAGACAGTAAAATGCAACTTCACCTTCTTTACGAACCAGGGTCGTACCACATTCAGGGCATATTACAGGGTAAATAACTTTTTGGGCACCCTCTTTTCTCTGCGCGAGATTGACTTCGATGATTTTAGGGATAATCTCACCTCCTTTTTCTACAAAAACACTGTCCCCAACATGGAGATCCAGTCTTTCAATCTCATTGGCATTATGCAATGTGGCACGTTTTACTGTTGTCCCGGCTAATTGTACAGGCTTTAAGTTAGCCACAGGGGTAACTGCTCCGGTACGTCCAACCTGATAACTCACACTTTCAAGGATAGTCTCTACTTCCTGTGCCTTATATTTATAGGAAATTGCCCAGCGCGGAGATTTTGCCGTAAAACCTAATTCCTGCTGCTGAGTAAAACTGTTGACTTTAATAACAATTCCATCAATGTCATAGCTGAGTTTAAAACGCTGATTTTCCCAGTAATGGATAAATTCGAGAACCTCTTCAATGTTATTACTCAGTCTGGTATGTTCGGATACGTGGAAACCCCATTTTTTGAGCTCCTGCAGACTCTCCCAGTGTGTTTTGAAATACTCTTTTTCTGTGTGCAGAGAGTAAAAGAAAGCATCCAGCGGCCTTTTGGCTACTTCTTTAGGATCCTGCATTTTTATCGTGCCTGATGCAAAGTTGCGGGGATTGGCATATGGTACTTCTCCCAGCTCTTCTCTTTCTTTATTCAGTCTTTCAAAAGCTGCACTATGCATTAAGATTTCCCCTCTGATTTCAAACAATTGAGGGGTATCTGCTTTTTTTAAATGATGGGGGATATTACTGATTGTTTTTACGTTGGCAGTTACATCGTCCCCCTTGGTTCCGTCTCCACGGGTAACAGCTCTTAAAAGCTGGTTATCCTGATAAGTAAGACTGATTGAAAGTCCGTCAAACTTCAGTTCACATACATATTCAAAATTATCACCGATTGATTTTTTGATGCGCTCATCAAAATCACGCAGATCCTGCTCATTATAGGTATTACCCAGTGAAAGCATAGGCCATCTGTGTTTCACTGTCACGAAGTTTTTGGTGATATCTCCTCCAACTTTTAAAGTTGGGGAATCGGGATCGGCAAATTCGGGATGCTCTTTTTCCAGCTTTGCCAGTTCTTCCAGTTTCTTGTCAAACTCGTAATCGGCAATGGTTGGCATAGCCAGTACATAATAATTATAACTGTGTTGGTTAAGCTCATTAACCAAGGCGTCCATAGTGTCTTTAATAGTGGATTGCGACATAAGGCGAAGGTACTAAATTTTAGAAATTTTGCTTATCGAGTTCCTCATTTATCTGGTTAAATATGGTCATAAAACCTTGTTTATCCAGCTGCTGTTTAAATTCTCCGAGCTTCAGTGTTAAGGTTTGTAACTGCTCTTCCTGAAATGGATTATTCCATAACCGCATACATATCCGGTTCAATGCATAGGTTATATTCTCTATCTGTTCATAACTGAAAAGGTATTCACTGGAAATGAAGTTGTCAAGAAAATGATCAAACCGTTTCTGATCAGGAAGTCCGGCATACTTTAAAAAACCAGCCAGGGATGGGGTATGTGCATTATTAAGCTGCTGATAAAAGTGAGCAGTGTCTACGATTCCCTGGGTTAAAAGTAAATGATCAAGGATGAGCTCAAGTCCTATATGTGCTAAAAAGAAAGGTTTTACCGGGCCAGTCTGTAAAGCTGGTAAAATCAGTTGTTTAAGCAGTGCAGTCTGTTCTTTGAAAAATAGGGAAGAGTGAAATATACGGTCTACTTCCAGATGTCTTTTCCATCCGCTGAGTAATGCGGCATATTCTGGTACATCTCTGAAAAGATACTCGTCTTTTTGAGGATTCAGATTCCAGTCTTTATCTGCATTTTTAATCAGATCTGGCAATACCACACCCATCACCATATAATCACTGGAGTTTTGCCGTTCAAAATAAAAGTGCGAAAGAAAGTTCATTGCTTTAAAAATAGAGTTTTTTTAATGAGGCATTGTGGGAAATAGTCAAAATAACCCGTAATTATTTAAACCTGACAAGAATCTGTCCAAGATGATATTTAATTATCATCTTATAAATTTAAACGGTTTCTTATCTTTGGCGAAATTATAAAGCGATGACCAATTTTGTTGATGAATTAAGATGGAGAGGCATGTTACATGATATCATGCCCAATGCAGAAGATAAATTAAATGAGGGCATGTGCTCAGGTTATATTGGTTTTGATCCTACAGCAGATTCTTTACATGTTGGTCACCTGACACAAATCATGACGTTAATCCACTTTCAGCGTGCAGGACATAAACCATATGCACTTGTTGGCGGAGCTACAGGTATGGTTGGTGATCCATCGGGAAAGTCTGAGGAAAGAAACCTACTGACCGAAGAAACGCTGGCTCATAACCTGGATGGTATTAAAAAACAATTAAATCAGTTTTTAAACTTTAGCACTGAGGGTAATGGCGCTGTAATGGTTAATAATGCAGACTGGTTTAAAGGGTTTAGTTTCCTTGATTTTATCAGAGATGTAGGTAAACATATCACAGTGAACTATATGATGGCCAAAGACAGTGTTAAAAAACGTCTTGAAGGTGATACTGGTATGTCTTTTACAGAATTCAGTTACCAGCTGATCCAGGGCTATGACTTCTATTATTTATGGAAAAATAACAACTGTACGATACAGATGGGTGGTTCTGATCAATGGGGTAATATTGTAACCGGAACAGAATTTATCAGAAGAAAAGACAGGGGAACTGCTTATGGACTGACTACACAACTGATCAAAAAATCAGACGGTACCAAATTTGGAAAGACCGAAAGTGGTGCAATTTGGCTGGACCCTGAAAAAACTTCTCCTTATAAATATTACCAGTTCTGGTTAAATGCAACTGATTCTGATGCCAGAGCATGGATACGTATCTTTACTTTACTGACCCAACAGGAGCTGGAGAAACTGGAAGCAGAACATGATGCAGCACCGCATTTAAGAATTTTACAGAAAGCTCTTGCAACTGATATTACCATCAGAACGCATTCTGAAGCGGCTTTGGAAACGGCTGTGAAAACTTCAGAATTCTTGTTCGGTAATGGTTCTCTGTCGTTTTTGGAAAGCCTGAGCCCTGCTCATATCCTGGAGATATTTGAAGGTGTACCACAGTTTGCTATAAGCCGCGAAGAACTGGCTGCAGGTATTGACGTAGCTACTTTACTGGCAGAAAAAACTACCGTATTCCCTTCGAAAGGAGAGGTGAAGAAAACGATCCAGGGTGGTGGACTAAGTATTAACAAAGAAAAAGTAGCCGAGGTTACTGCCAGCTATACTGCCAGCAACCTGATTAACGGCCAATATATTATCGTTCAGAAAGGTAAAAAGAATTATTTCCTGTTAATAGCAGAATAATTACTGAACCAGCAGGTTACAGCCTCTGATGTCCGCATTGTCAAAACGGCCAAGTACTTCAAAGGAACCGCCAGGCAATAACCGGCCCAGATCCTGAGTAGCGATAAATGAACAGGAGTTGATATTTGCCAGATCAATGATATTTATTCCTCCTGTCTGATTAGAATTGAGGAGTGTTAGGGGATCATTTGTGTCCCTTAACACAATCTTCATCCAGTTAGGGCAATCAAATACACCATTGCCTGATGAATAAGCTTGTGAAAGTAATTCTGTCATTCCGTATTCGCTGTGAATGGCATCAACACCAAATCCGCTTTTCAGTATTTCATGTAATTCTTCCCTGACCATTTCTTTTCTTTTTCCTTTCATTCCTCCGGTTTCCATTACAATCAGTTCAGGGAAATCCAACTGATAAAGCTCCAGGAAATCCAGCAGAGCATAGGTGACACCAATTAAAATGGTTTTCTGTCCAGCCGCTTTTAAAGCTGATAATTTATTAAAAAGGTCTTCATGATTATGCAGGAAATAGCCACTGTCAGGATGTTTACTCTGATTCAGCAGGGCATCAATCATATAAATAAGTGAAGAACCATCTCTTTCCAGGTATGACGGAAGCAAAGCCAGCAGGCAGGTATCTGCTACTTTACCATAGAATTGCTCAAAGGCTTTGTTAAAGCTATCTTCATATACTTTGAGGTCAGTAACCAGATGTTTGCTCTGTATCTGTCCTGTAGTACCGGAACTACTGAAAACAATCTCTTCCGGATCAGTATTGCTAACTACACGGTGGCTTTTGAAAAAACTGATTGGCAGATACGGGATTTCTGTAACCTGGGTTATCTGAGCTGTTTTTATGTTCAGGTTTGTTATAAACTGACGATAAGGGATACAAAATTCCGCCTGATATTTAAAGACAGCTAAGGCAGCATCATTAAATTCTTGTTCATTGCGGATAGAAAATATTTGAGGAATTAAAGCTTTCACGTGACAAAAATACACAAACTGATTATTAGATGGATTTTTAACAGGGTCTTAATTTTCTGTATTTATTTTTTTATCAGTACAGCTTTTCTGAACTGATAACCACAAAAACCACTTATTGCTGCTACAAATCCGCCTAAAAGTGCAGAGACTGCCAGAATTAACCACCAGCCATGAAGGCCAAACATTTCTGCAATACGGGAAACGAGCAGATTATGGTTAGGCAGACTTTGATAAAGAGCTACTCCTGTCCACAATAAAAGAATAGCAAAAAAAGGTTGCCAAATGGATAATTTTGCAGTTTTACCAATCAGTCCGCAGGTAGCAAACGAAATAATAACAATGATCCACCAGGGTAAAACCAATTGTAATAGAAAAGAGGCGATAAGTATAACGAGAAATACCATGAGCTATTTTTTAGAAATTTTTAAATGAGAAAGAACTTTACCTTGTTTATCATCTGCTGATTGCATCAGATAGAGATCATATAATTTACCGTCAGCCCAGGTATTAATCATATCATCATAGAAAAAACTGCCCGGATTACCAGACTGACCGCCAGGATAAACCCCATGGCCTTTTGGTGTCTTTCCAAGCTCAACAATCATTCTCCATGATGGTCCGTTGGTTTCGCCTAAAGCATTGATTGTACTTTTAGCCCCGCCAATCATCAGTGTTTCTGAACCCAGACCCGGGATTTTTGCCAGATGCGGCACGTGTGTCTGTTTCACATTGGCCCATTGCCAGTTTTTGCCAATCGGCCCGTATTTCTTTTCCAGACTGTCACAGGCGTATTTAAAAGCTTCATTAACCAGGTCGTTTAATGTTTCTTTCTGAGGTGTGTTGACATTATCAAACCATTTGGACCCCGGATCTTTTAAAATTAATTCTGTGGTTCTGTCTTTTGAAGGATAACGCATCGGAACAGAGGCGATAGTAAATTCATCATCCCAGATGTCAAAAAACAAACGTTTAGTCCACAGGTCAAAAATACTGCCTGCTATTGCCTTTGCTGAAAAGAATTTGTTCCACTTAGCTGTAAGCTCCAGTGCTTCTTTCTGAGTAGCATTTAATTTTGCAGGATCCACTTTGGCTATCAGGGCAGGCAGCAGATTCTGTGCAAGGATACTATAGCTATCGCTCTGCATGATCCTGATACTGTCGGCAGTTGCTCCGGTCATTGCTTTTAGTCTGTCATTGATTCTCTTGCCTCTTTCATAAGAACCGAATTCCCAGTTGATATAATAGGGATAGGTAGGATCTGTAGAGGATTGATTGGCAGAGCTGACGAAGTTTCTTTCGGGATTTTTAACAGTGGGATTCTGTGCTGCCGGTATCCATCCCTGCCAGTCATTTTTAGGATCAGATCCGTCCAGGATAAATTTACCCTGATCTTTCCATTTTAAAGGGAATTTTCCATTAGCAGTAATGGCTATATCGTTCGCTGAAGAAGCAAAAATAAAGTTCTGTGCAGGAGCTGAGTAGTAAGTTAAAGCTTTGCGGTAATCTGCATAGTTTTTTCCTCTGTTGAGTTCATAAAAAGTCCTCAGCTCATTTGATTTATCGTGAGCTATCCAGCGCAGTGCATGTCCGAGAGGAACATTATCGGCCATATTAAGTCTCTTAGGTTTCTGAAAATAAACAACGGGTCCGTGATGGGTATAGTAGACTGTGTCAATTTCGTTTTTCGCTCCTCTGATTTTGATGGTTTCCAGTCTGGTGGTTGTGTTTTTCCATGCGTTGTTATATTTATATTGATGATGGGTGTTGTCTTTAAACTGAATCTGATAGAAGTCGAGTACATCTGCGGCAACATTAGTCACTCCCCAGGCAATATCTTTGTTGAAACCAATTGTAATACCTGGTGCGCCTGGTAAGGAGACACCGTAAGCATTTAATCCCGGGG
This portion of the Pedobacter lusitanus genome encodes:
- a CDS encoding penicillin acylase family protein, which codes for MRNKFKALICVITPILLAFVLNTKFGSLPPLLKFLNPFTGFWQNAEKMSISRQSGLKLKKTLENVDVIFDDRMIPHIFAKNDHDVYYTQGYITAMNRLWQMDFQTRYAAGRLSEVVGAKAIELDRYQRRMGMVYGAENSLKGMMEDPKSKAMIEAYTDGINDYIHSLSSSQLPLEYKILDFTPEDWTPLKCALLLKQMSAVLAMGSDEFYMSNIMKKYGPEVTANLFPDYPFREDPIIPVGTKWDFKPLQIPQAPASFTESTTGKVKTKVLEDGIGSNNWALSGAKTASGYPILANDPHLNLTLPSIWYQIQLNAPGLNAYGVSLPGAPGITIGFNKDIAWGVTNVAADVLDFYQIQFKDNTHHQYKYNNAWKNTTTRLETIKIRGAKNEIDTVYYTHHGPVVYFQKPKRLNMADNVPLGHALRWIAHDKSNELRTFYELNRGKNYADYRKALTYYSAPAQNFIFASSANDIAITANGKFPLKWKDQGKFILDGSDPKNDWQGWIPAAQNPTVKNPERNFVSSANQSSTDPTYPYYINWEFGSYERGKRINDRLKAMTGATADSIRIMQSDSYSILAQNLLPALIAKVDPAKLNATQKEALELTAKWNKFFSAKAIAGSIFDLWTKRLFFDIWDDEFTIASVPMRYPSKDRTTELILKDPGSKWFDNVNTPQKETLNDLVNEAFKYACDSLEKKYGPIGKNWQWANVKQTHVPHLAKIPGLGSETLMIGGAKSTINALGETNGPSWRMIVELGKTPKGHGVYPGGQSGNPGSFFYDDMINTWADGKLYDLYLMQSADDKQGKVLSHLKISKK
- a CDS encoding ACP phosphodiesterase gives rise to the protein MNFLSHFYFERQNSSDYMVMGVVLPDLIKNADKDWNLNPQKDEYLFRDVPEYAALLSGWKRHLEVDRIFHSSLFFKEQTALLKQLILPALQTGPVKPFFLAHIGLELILDHLLLTQGIVDTAHFYQQLNNAHTPSLAGFLKYAGLPDQKRFDHFLDNFISSEYLFSYEQIENITYALNRICMRLWNNPFQEEQLQTLTLKLGEFKQQLDKQGFMTIFNQINEELDKQNF
- the dapA gene encoding 4-hydroxy-tetrahydrodipicolinate synthase, encoding MNKFHGTGVALVTPFNADGSVDYDSLAKLINYQIDGKVEYLVSLGTTGETATLNKDEKKKIWAFTAEINNGRLPLIAGIGGNNTAEVVQEIKTFDSTGYDAILSVSPYYNKPTQEGIYQHYKAISESTDLSIMLYNVPGRTASNMSSETTCRLATDCKNIIGTKEASGSFDQFNQIMRDKPAGFLLISGDDPVALPMIALGAVGVISVVGNAIPLLFSEMIRLCLKGDFKGAQALHLKTVEFTRLAFEEGNPAGIKAALKYYNVCGDHVRLPLVSASDRLTQLISTQIKQFSN
- the tyrS gene encoding tyrosine--tRNA ligase — its product is MTNFVDELRWRGMLHDIMPNAEDKLNEGMCSGYIGFDPTADSLHVGHLTQIMTLIHFQRAGHKPYALVGGATGMVGDPSGKSEERNLLTEETLAHNLDGIKKQLNQFLNFSTEGNGAVMVNNADWFKGFSFLDFIRDVGKHITVNYMMAKDSVKKRLEGDTGMSFTEFSYQLIQGYDFYYLWKNNNCTIQMGGSDQWGNIVTGTEFIRRKDRGTAYGLTTQLIKKSDGTKFGKTESGAIWLDPEKTSPYKYYQFWLNATDSDARAWIRIFTLLTQQELEKLEAEHDAAPHLRILQKALATDITIRTHSEAALETAVKTSEFLFGNGSLSFLESLSPAHILEIFEGVPQFAISREELAAGIDVATLLAEKTTVFPSKGEVKKTIQGGGLSINKEKVAEVTASYTASNLINGQYIIVQKGKKNYFLLIAE
- a CDS encoding aminotransferase class I/II-fold pyridoxal phosphate-dependent enzyme; its protein translation is MDIFEKIAKHMGPLGQHQKWSHGYFSFPKLEGAIAPHMNFRGKEHLVWSLNNYLGLANHPEVREADSKGAADFGMAYPMGARMMSGNSKYHEQLEQELAEFVGKPDAFLLNYGYQGMLSIIDCLVDRNDVIVYDGECHACIIDGLRLHLGKRFVYKHNDIESARKQLERATKLVENTGGGILVITEGVFGMSGAQGKLKEIIELKKDFNFRLLIDDAHGFGTMGKTGAGTHEEQDCIEGVDIYFGTFAKSMAGIGAFVASSEEITNFFRYNMRSQTFAKALPMPMVIGLLKRLELLKNNPELREKLWNIATTLQKGLRARGFDLGITNTMVTPVFLKGELLQATALTMDLRENYSIFCSIVVYPVIPKGLIELRLIPTAMHTLEDVERTLEAFSEVSEKLKSGYYNDNKFSPE
- a CDS encoding histone H1 — its product is MKKFDELKKLVTTLETDADKFYNKANSAAGTRVRKGMQDLKNIAQAIRLEIQETKNKEA
- the ligA gene encoding NAD-dependent DNA ligase LigA — its product is MSQSTIKDTMDALVNELNQHSYNYYVLAMPTIADYEFDKKLEELAKLEKEHPEFADPDSPTLKVGGDITKNFVTVKHRWPMLSLGNTYNEQDLRDFDERIKKSIGDNFEYVCELKFDGLSISLTYQDNQLLRAVTRGDGTKGDDVTANVKTISNIPHHLKKADTPQLFEIRGEILMHSAAFERLNKEREELGEVPYANPRNFASGTIKMQDPKEVAKRPLDAFFYSLHTEKEYFKTHWESLQELKKWGFHVSEHTRLSNNIEEVLEFIHYWENQRFKLSYDIDGIVIKVNSFTQQQELGFTAKSPRWAISYKYKAQEVETILESVSYQVGRTGAVTPVANLKPVQLAGTTVKRATLHNANEIERLDLHVGDSVFVEKGGEIIPKIIEVNLAQRKEGAQKVIYPVICPECGTTLVRKEGEVAFYCLNDEGCRPQIVGKIQHFISRKAMNIDGLGDETIESFYHKGLLGHISDLYTLKDKAEELKNIERFGERSIENMLKGIELSKQMPFEKVLFGLGIRYVGETVAKKLAIGTGNIDRLIAATQEELTAIDEIGGRIAESITEYFSKQAHIDQINLLKSYELQFETINTVITLDSDKLTGKTFVISGVFEQYSREELKDMIENNGGKILSGISAKLNYLLAGDNMGPSKLEKAQKLNVPLISENDLLEMLNKD
- a CDS encoding acyl transferase, translated to MKALIPQIFSIRNEQEFNDAALAVFKYQAEFCIPYRQFITNLNIKTAQITQVTEIPYLPISFFKSHRVVSNTDPEEIVFSSSGTTGQIQSKHLVTDLKVYEDSFNKAFEQFYGKVADTCLLALLPSYLERDGSSLIYMIDALLNQSKHPDSGYFLHNHEDLFNKLSALKAAGQKTILIGVTYALLDFLELYQLDFPELIVMETGGMKGKRKEMVREELHEILKSGFGVDAIHSEYGMTELLSQAYSSGNGVFDCPNWMKIVLRDTNDPLTLLNSNQTGGINIIDLANINSCSFIATQDLGRLLPGGSFEVLGRFDNADIRGCNLLVQ